Proteins encoded within one genomic window of Actinoplanes octamycinicus:
- a CDS encoding glucose/sorbosone family PQQ-dependent dehydrogenase: MRRLLVAAVAVTVLLTCSTAAPAAAGFTPRVLASGLRNPWEILTGPDGWLWVTERAGHRVLRIDPATGTTKVAATVTEAIGGDRSQDGLLGMALRLPDVYLAYSYDSDPSPAIAERFKIANFRYDVTTGTLRHRADLLTGLPASPDHDSGRLVLGPDDKLYYTIGDQGNNQFDRFCLRNRARDLPADARDRSAYQGKVLRLERDGSVPADNPVLGGVRTHVWSYGHRNAQGLVFGRGRLYASEQGPKTDDEINEIRAGGDYGWPRVAGRRDDQAYRYADWSASAPVPCSSLTYSDYTVPPSVPTHSETSFSSVAYTEPLLTVGTVPDGHDFRDRRCADDLNMCWPTVAPSSLDFYDAPGIPGWRGSLLMPALKDGTVYRIPLGRHTDPIPELRTVDRYRDVAISPDGRTVFVATDPAGSALGRNGKPTTKLEHPGAVLAFQRTAAS; the protein is encoded by the coding sequence GTGCGCAGACTCCTGGTTGCCGCGGTCGCCGTCACCGTCCTGCTGACCTGCTCGACCGCGGCGCCCGCCGCAGCCGGCTTCACGCCGCGCGTGCTCGCGTCCGGCCTGCGCAACCCGTGGGAGATCCTGACCGGTCCGGACGGATGGCTCTGGGTGACCGAGCGCGCCGGCCACCGGGTGCTCCGGATCGACCCGGCGACCGGCACGACCAAGGTCGCGGCCACCGTCACCGAGGCGATCGGCGGCGACCGCAGCCAGGACGGGCTGCTCGGCATGGCCCTGCGCCTGCCGGACGTCTACCTCGCCTACAGCTACGACAGCGATCCGTCCCCGGCGATCGCCGAGAGATTCAAAATCGCCAATTTCCGGTACGACGTCACGACCGGCACGCTACGTCACCGAGCCGACCTGCTGACCGGGCTGCCGGCCAGTCCCGACCACGACTCCGGGCGGCTCGTGCTCGGCCCCGACGACAAGCTGTACTACACGATCGGCGACCAGGGGAACAATCAGTTCGACCGGTTCTGCCTGCGCAACCGGGCCCGGGACCTGCCGGCCGACGCCCGGGACCGGTCGGCGTACCAGGGAAAGGTCCTGCGGCTGGAACGCGACGGCTCGGTCCCGGCGGACAACCCGGTGCTCGGCGGCGTACGGACGCATGTCTGGTCCTATGGGCACCGCAACGCGCAGGGCCTGGTCTTCGGGCGCGGCCGCCTGTACGCCAGCGAGCAGGGGCCGAAGACCGACGACGAGATCAACGAGATCCGGGCGGGCGGTGATTACGGCTGGCCGCGGGTCGCCGGGCGTCGCGACGACCAGGCCTACCGGTACGCCGACTGGTCGGCCTCCGCGCCGGTCCCCTGCTCGTCGCTGACCTACAGCGACTACACCGTCCCGCCCTCGGTGCCCACCCACTCCGAGACGAGTTTCAGCAGCGTGGCGTACACCGAACCGCTCTTGACGGTGGGCACCGTGCCGGACGGACACGACTTCCGTGACCGGCGATGCGCCGACGACCTGAACATGTGCTGGCCCACGGTGGCACCGTCGAGCCTCGACTTCTACGACGCGCCCGGCATCCCGGGCTGGCGCGGATCGCTGCTGATGCCGGCCCTCAAGGACGGCACCGTGTACCGGATCCCGCTCGGCCGGCACACCGATCCGATCCCCGAGCTGCGCACCGTCGACCGTTACCGCGACGTCGCGATCAGCCCGGACGGCCGCACCGTCTTCGTCGCCACCGATCCCGCCGGCAGCGCCCTCGGCCGGAACGGAAAGCCCACGACGAAGCTCGAGCATCCGGGCGCGGTCCTCGCCTTCCAGCGCACCGCGGCCTCGTGA
- a CDS encoding hybrid sensor histidine kinase/response regulator: MAQILVTSLFALIMAWVSWRYLRRRDPLMRDVMWMFSSVAMLFVLGLVRLFVGTPPRSVLMLAIALLLAKPLFSLRLASRLRPLRSWWWPSALAGWAVTAVPVLVSATRPLPRPAVWPAVTVFFAVETLAAWLLGAEAQRRGGAARARLRCAAAGTGVFGAALLISAADRAVAARVLAVVSGLLYLMAFVPPRSLRRMWAQGATHAVIRRLLAVPANESNRTWQSYCQDAAAVLGADAVVVLMTDADDRVRVAGCGGPPPVQREWTRAELAELLAAGDTIDALAGWTHPPGLAVTLAHETETRYVTVAPVPASARPGALVLLSRYRSLFAEDDVAAFTELAGHAAALADRARTLAERESLAVIVDSSHDAIVSKNLDGTITSWNSGAADLYGYRPEEIVGRSAAILFPPGRRDAEEQYMLRIATGERIDQQRVERCRKDGTTITVALTLSPITGPDGRIVGVASVSRDITERERAEAMFEGLLEAAPDAIIGVTRDGTVTLINAQAERLFGYRREELLGRSVEVLVPERFRAGHSRHRDGYFAHPRIRPMGAGAALAAVRKDGTEFPAEISLSSVDTDHGMIVTTAIRDVTDRLIAQAERERLIGQAERDASERRMQHTRRLESLGQLAGGVAHDFNNILAVISNYAEMIAETLDTPNPGPDDLAEARTDIGQISRAAERAAQLTKQLLAFGRRDITQAEVLDLNHVIGDVEQMLRRTLGEHIHLITTPHRDLWPVYADAGQIEQILVNLAVNARDAMPGGGTLSIDTTNAEIDDDDLTGSPLAAGRYVRIRVSDTGSGMPPEVIERAFEPFYTTKPKGSGTGLGLATVYGIATAAGGDVRLYSENGIGTTVTVILPAADAATGHPAISTEPAAAPVPGTAPHETILMAEDEDDLRVTTGRILTRAGYRVLIASGGDQALHLASTHEGPIDLLLTDVIMPKMTGNELAARLRALRPDLPVLYMSGYAEPVLAENGTLPEGVTIVEKPFTSRDLLTRVHNVLHQRTTASPR; the protein is encoded by the coding sequence ATGGCGCAGATCCTGGTGACGTCGCTGTTCGCGCTGATCATGGCGTGGGTGTCCTGGCGATACCTGCGGCGCCGTGATCCGCTGATGCGCGACGTGATGTGGATGTTCTCCTCGGTCGCGATGCTGTTCGTGCTCGGCCTGGTCCGCCTCTTCGTGGGGACGCCGCCGCGCTCGGTACTGATGCTGGCGATCGCCCTGTTGCTGGCCAAGCCGCTGTTCAGCCTGCGGCTGGCGAGCCGGCTACGGCCGTTGCGCTCCTGGTGGTGGCCGTCGGCGCTGGCCGGATGGGCGGTGACCGCGGTGCCGGTCCTGGTGTCGGCCACCCGGCCGCTGCCCCGGCCCGCGGTGTGGCCCGCGGTGACCGTTTTCTTTGCCGTCGAGACGCTCGCGGCCTGGCTGCTGGGTGCGGAGGCACAGCGCCGGGGCGGCGCGGCCCGGGCCCGCCTGCGGTGCGCCGCCGCCGGCACCGGCGTGTTCGGCGCCGCACTGCTGATCTCCGCCGCCGATCGTGCCGTCGCGGCGCGCGTCCTCGCCGTGGTGTCCGGCCTGCTGTACCTCATGGCGTTCGTGCCGCCCCGCTCGCTGCGCCGGATGTGGGCGCAGGGCGCCACCCACGCGGTGATCCGCCGGCTGCTCGCCGTGCCCGCGAACGAGTCCAACCGGACGTGGCAGAGCTACTGTCAGGACGCCGCCGCGGTGCTCGGCGCGGATGCCGTCGTGGTGCTGATGACCGACGCCGACGACCGGGTGCGGGTGGCCGGCTGCGGCGGACCGCCGCCGGTCCAGCGGGAATGGACCCGGGCGGAACTCGCCGAACTGCTGGCCGCCGGCGACACGATCGACGCACTGGCGGGCTGGACCCACCCGCCCGGGCTGGCGGTCACGCTCGCGCACGAGACCGAGACCCGGTACGTGACCGTGGCGCCGGTGCCCGCCTCGGCCCGACCCGGTGCGCTGGTGCTGCTCAGCCGCTACCGCAGCCTCTTCGCCGAGGACGACGTCGCCGCCTTCACCGAACTGGCCGGTCACGCCGCGGCGCTCGCGGACCGGGCCCGCACGCTCGCCGAACGGGAAAGCCTCGCGGTGATCGTGGACTCCTCGCACGACGCCATCGTCAGCAAGAACCTGGACGGGACGATCACCAGCTGGAACAGCGGCGCCGCCGACCTCTACGGCTACCGCCCGGAGGAGATCGTCGGCCGGTCCGCCGCCATCCTCTTCCCACCCGGGCGGCGGGACGCCGAAGAGCAGTACATGCTCCGCATCGCCACGGGGGAGCGGATCGACCAGCAGCGGGTCGAACGCTGCCGCAAGGACGGCACCACGATCACCGTCGCCCTGACGTTGTCACCGATCACCGGCCCGGACGGCAGGATCGTGGGCGTCGCGTCGGTGTCGCGCGACATCACCGAACGCGAACGTGCCGAGGCCATGTTCGAAGGTCTGCTGGAAGCGGCACCCGACGCGATCATCGGGGTCACCCGGGACGGCACCGTCACGCTGATCAACGCCCAGGCCGAACGCCTGTTCGGCTACCGGCGGGAGGAGCTGCTGGGCCGGTCGGTCGAGGTCCTCGTCCCGGAACGGTTCCGGGCCGGTCACTCCCGCCACCGCGACGGCTACTTCGCCCATCCCCGGATCCGGCCGATGGGCGCCGGGGCGGCACTGGCCGCCGTCCGCAAGGACGGCACCGAGTTCCCCGCCGAGATCAGCCTCTCCTCGGTCGACACCGACCACGGCATGATCGTCACCACGGCCATCCGGGACGTCACCGACCGCCTCATCGCCCAGGCCGAACGGGAACGCCTGATCGGCCAGGCCGAACGCGATGCCAGCGAACGCCGCATGCAGCACACCCGCCGGCTGGAGAGCCTCGGCCAGCTCGCCGGTGGCGTCGCCCACGACTTCAACAACATCCTCGCGGTGATCAGCAATTACGCCGAGATGATCGCGGAGACCCTGGACACGCCGAACCCCGGTCCCGACGACCTGGCCGAGGCCCGCACCGACATCGGCCAGATCAGCCGCGCCGCGGAACGCGCCGCCCAGCTGACCAAGCAGCTGCTCGCCTTCGGCCGCCGCGACATCACCCAGGCCGAAGTCCTCGACCTCAACCACGTCATCGGCGACGTCGAGCAGATGCTGCGCCGCACCCTCGGCGAACACATCCACCTGATCACCACCCCGCACCGCGACCTGTGGCCGGTCTACGCCGACGCCGGCCAGATCGAGCAGATCCTGGTCAATCTCGCCGTGAACGCCCGCGACGCGATGCCTGGCGGCGGCACCCTGTCCATCGACACCACCAACGCCGAGATCGACGACGACGACCTCACCGGCTCGCCGCTGGCCGCCGGCCGCTACGTGCGCATCCGGGTCAGCGACACCGGCAGCGGCATGCCACCCGAGGTGATCGAACGCGCCTTCGAACCGTTCTACACCACCAAACCCAAAGGCTCCGGCACCGGCCTGGGCCTGGCCACCGTCTACGGCATCGCCACCGCCGCCGGCGGCGACGTCCGCCTGTACTCCGAGAACGGCATCGGCACCACCGTCACCGTCATCCTGCCCGCCGCCGACGCCGCCACCGGCCATCCCGCCATCAGCACCGAACCGGCGGCGGCGCCGGTGCCCGGCACCGCACCGCACGAGACGATCCTGATGGCCGAGGACGAGGACGACCTGCGGGTGACCACCGGCCGCATCCTCACCCGCGCCGGTTACCGCGTCCTCATCGCCAGCGGCGGCGACCAGGCCCTGCACCTCGCGAGCACGCACGAGGGGCCGATCGACCTGCTCCTCACCGACGTGATCATGCCCAAGATGACCGGCAACGAACTCGCCGCCCGCCTGCGCGCCCTGCGTCCCGACCTCCCCGTGCTCTACATGTCCGGCTACGCCGAACCGGTCCTCGCCGAGAACGGCACCCTGCCCGAGGGCGTCACCATCGTCGAGAAGCCCTTCACCAGCCGGGACCTGCTCACCCGGGTCCACAACGTCCTGCATCAGCGCACCACCGCCAGCCCTCGCTGA
- a CDS encoding sensor histidine kinase, translating to MTPGTMPAETIERQAAALARYRLLDGPKEPDLQTVVELAAQLCEVPIAVLFVLDADRQQQIAAIGIEVDACRRDESMCSVALVNPEPTFIEDARLDERFAENPFVTGKFQRFRFYGSCRLCTPDGFVLGTLCVFDQVPRQLTEQQKQGLQRLGRLAVDVLELRRHGFLVADLLQEQQRTRIALEQTNATLRHFAAQVAHDLSSPLTGVLACAAELRSLPAVAGDADARWCTERVASSAQRMTQLIDDVLRQATTDAAGHRVDVDLAEVAREVIEDLAVPIKEAGADLTVGALPVVTGEVTQWRILLQNLIGNAVKYRHPQRPCQVSVGARTGDDCLRVCVADNGIGIPADQREVILEPFTRLDPTGAAGFGIGLSTCARITYAHGGRLEFGETPGGGTTVCVVLPVPS from the coding sequence ATGACGCCCGGCACCATGCCCGCCGAGACGATCGAGCGGCAGGCGGCGGCCCTCGCCCGGTACCGGCTGCTCGACGGGCCGAAGGAGCCGGATCTCCAGACCGTGGTGGAGCTGGCCGCACAGCTGTGCGAGGTGCCGATCGCGGTGCTGTTCGTGCTGGACGCCGATCGGCAGCAGCAGATCGCCGCGATCGGCATCGAGGTGGACGCCTGCCGGCGCGACGAGTCGATGTGCTCCGTCGCCCTGGTGAATCCGGAGCCGACCTTCATCGAGGACGCCCGGCTGGACGAGCGGTTCGCCGAGAATCCGTTCGTCACCGGGAAGTTCCAGCGGTTCCGGTTCTACGGCTCCTGCCGGCTCTGCACGCCCGACGGGTTCGTGCTCGGCACGCTGTGCGTGTTCGACCAGGTCCCGCGGCAGCTGACCGAGCAGCAGAAGCAGGGTCTGCAACGTCTCGGGCGCTTGGCCGTCGACGTGCTGGAGCTGCGCCGCCACGGGTTCCTCGTCGCCGACCTGCTTCAGGAGCAACAGCGCACCCGGATCGCGCTGGAGCAGACCAACGCCACGCTGCGCCATTTCGCCGCCCAGGTCGCCCATGACCTGAGCAGCCCGCTGACCGGTGTGCTGGCCTGCGCCGCCGAGCTCCGGTCACTGCCCGCGGTCGCCGGCGACGCGGACGCCCGCTGGTGCACCGAGCGCGTCGCCTCGTCCGCCCAGCGGATGACTCAGCTCATCGACGACGTGCTGCGGCAGGCCACCACCGACGCCGCCGGCCATCGGGTGGACGTCGACCTGGCCGAGGTCGCCCGCGAGGTGATCGAGGATCTCGCCGTACCGATCAAGGAAGCCGGCGCCGACCTCACCGTGGGAGCGCTGCCCGTGGTCACCGGCGAGGTGACGCAGTGGCGCATCCTGCTGCAGAACCTGATCGGCAACGCGGTCAAGTACCGCCACCCGCAGCGCCCCTGCCAGGTCAGCGTCGGCGCCCGCACCGGTGACGACTGCCTCCGGGTGTGCGTCGCGGACAACGGCATCGGCATCCCCGCCGACCAGCGCGAGGTGATCCTGGAGCCGTTCACCCGGCTCGACCCGACCGGCGCGGCCGGCTTCGGGATCGGGCTGTCGACGTGCGCCCGCATCACCTACGCGCACGGTGGCCGATTGGAGTTCGGTGAGACGCCGGGCGGCGGCACCACCGTCTGCGTCGTCCTGCCCGTCCCCAGCTGA
- a CDS encoding arylsulfatase — protein sequence MDVHEVLPFPPVPSASIAGRTLQESVYAQRAEPRRLPEDAPNILIVLIDDAGPGLPSTFGGEVRTDTLTRIHQEGIGFNRFHTTAMCSPTRASLLTGRNHHRIGNGQIAELANDWDGYSGTIPKSSALVAEVLKQYGYATSAFGKWHNTPAAETTPAGPYDNWPSHIGFEYFYGFLAGEASQYEPNLVRNTTVVRPPKSAAEGYHLSEDLADDAIGWLHRHHAFTPDKPFLMYWASGCLHGPHHVAKEWADKYAGKFDDGWDAYRERVFHRAKEMGWIPAQAQLTPRDPRMPAWEDIPEHERPFQSRLMEVAAGFGEHVDVQVGRLIDEVDALGYGDNTLVFYIWGDNGSSGEGQNGTISELLAQNAIPTTVDMHLEALDELGGLDVLGSPKVDNQYHAGWAWAGSAPYKGMKLLASHLGGTRNPMAVRWPARVAPDAAPRAQFHHCNDLVPTIYDIVGITPPRVVNGVQQDPIDGVSFAYTFDQPDAPGRLRTQYFEIMGSRAIYHDGWMASAFGPRAPWVPGLPPGIGDWTPDRDTWELYHLDEDWTQANDLAGQRPDKLAQLKETFAIEAARNSVYPIGGGLWIPVFHPELRISTPYREWNFAGDITRMPEFCAPALGNRANRVSIDLDLPADANGVLYALGGTGGGLTCYLEDGILCFEYNLFIVMRTKIRAERKLPVGKARIDIETTCPEPRPAGPLDITIAVNKEQYAAGRVPVSAPLLFSANDCLDIGTCLGGPVSLDYFDKAPFAFNGTIEKVTVRYLS from the coding sequence ATGGACGTCCATGAGGTCTTGCCTTTCCCGCCGGTCCCGTCCGCGAGCATCGCCGGCCGGACCCTGCAGGAATCGGTGTACGCGCAGCGTGCCGAGCCGCGACGGCTGCCCGAGGACGCGCCCAACATCCTCATCGTGCTGATCGACGACGCGGGGCCGGGACTGCCCAGCACCTTCGGCGGCGAGGTCCGCACCGACACGCTGACCCGGATCCACCAGGAAGGCATCGGCTTCAACCGGTTCCACACCACGGCGATGTGCTCGCCGACCCGGGCGTCGCTGCTGACCGGCCGCAACCATCACCGGATCGGCAACGGGCAGATCGCCGAGCTGGCCAACGACTGGGACGGCTACTCGGGGACGATCCCGAAGAGCAGCGCGCTGGTGGCCGAGGTGCTCAAGCAGTACGGGTACGCGACCTCGGCGTTCGGCAAATGGCACAACACGCCGGCGGCCGAGACCACGCCGGCCGGCCCGTACGATAATTGGCCCTCCCACATCGGCTTCGAGTACTTCTACGGCTTCCTGGCCGGTGAGGCCTCGCAGTACGAGCCGAACCTGGTGCGCAACACCACCGTGGTGCGACCACCGAAGAGCGCGGCCGAGGGCTACCACCTGAGCGAGGACCTGGCCGACGACGCCATCGGCTGGTTGCACCGGCACCACGCGTTCACCCCGGACAAGCCGTTCCTGATGTACTGGGCCAGCGGCTGCCTGCACGGGCCGCACCACGTGGCCAAGGAATGGGCCGACAAGTACGCCGGGAAGTTCGACGACGGCTGGGACGCGTACCGGGAGCGGGTCTTCCACCGCGCCAAAGAGATGGGCTGGATCCCGGCGCAGGCGCAACTGACCCCACGGGACCCACGGATGCCGGCCTGGGAGGACATCCCCGAGCACGAGCGGCCGTTCCAGAGCCGGCTCATGGAGGTCGCCGCCGGCTTCGGCGAACACGTCGACGTGCAGGTCGGCCGGCTGATCGACGAGGTCGACGCGCTCGGCTACGGCGACAACACGCTGGTGTTCTACATCTGGGGCGACAACGGCTCCTCCGGCGAGGGCCAGAACGGCACGATCAGCGAACTGCTGGCCCAGAACGCCATCCCGACCACCGTCGACATGCACCTCGAGGCGCTCGACGAGCTCGGCGGCCTGGACGTGCTCGGCTCACCGAAGGTGGACAACCAGTACCACGCCGGCTGGGCGTGGGCCGGCAGCGCCCCGTACAAGGGCATGAAGCTGCTCGCCTCGCACCTGGGCGGAACCCGTAACCCGATGGCGGTCCGCTGGCCGGCGCGGGTCGCTCCGGACGCGGCGCCGCGGGCCCAGTTCCACCACTGCAACGATCTCGTCCCGACGATCTACGACATCGTCGGGATCACCCCGCCCCGGGTGGTCAACGGCGTGCAGCAGGACCCGATCGACGGGGTGAGTTTCGCCTACACGTTCGATCAACCGGACGCGCCCGGCCGCCTGAGGACCCAGTATTTCGAGATCATGGGCAGCCGGGCGATCTACCACGACGGGTGGATGGCGTCCGCCTTCGGCCCCCGAGCCCCGTGGGTGCCCGGCCTGCCGCCCGGCATCGGCGACTGGACGCCGGACCGGGACACCTGGGAGCTGTACCACCTCGACGAGGACTGGACGCAGGCCAACGATCTCGCCGGCCAGCGGCCCGACAAGCTGGCCCAGTTGAAGGAGACGTTCGCCATCGAGGCCGCCCGCAACAGCGTCTACCCGATCGGGGGCGGCCTGTGGATCCCGGTCTTCCACCCCGAACTGCGCATCTCCACGCCGTACCGGGAATGGAACTTCGCCGGGGACATCACCCGGATGCCGGAGTTCTGCGCGCCGGCGCTGGGCAACCGGGCCAACCGGGTGAGCATCGACCTCGACCTCCCGGCCGACGCGAACGGTGTCCTGTACGCCCTCGGCGGCACCGGCGGGGGACTGACCTGCTACCTCGAGGACGGCATCCTCTGCTTCGAGTACAACCTGTTCATCGTGATGCGCACGAAGATCCGCGCGGAGCGCAAGCTGCCGGTCGGCAAAGCGCGGATCGACATCGAGACGACGTGCCCGGAGCCTCGCCCGGCGGGACCGCTGGACATCACCATCGCGGTCAACAAGGAGCAGTACGCCGCCGGCCGGGTCCCGGTCAGCGCGCCGCTGCTGTTCTCCGCCAACGACTGCCTGGACATCGGCACCTGTCTGGGCGGCCCGGTCTCGCTCGACTACTTCGACAAGGCCCCGTTCGCGTTCAACGGCACGATCGAGAAGGTCACCGTACGCTATCTGTCCTGA
- a CDS encoding dihydrofolate reductase family protein produces MAKLTYITNVSIDGYIEDEKGTFAWFPPDDEVFAFTTGLIRSAGTFLYGRRLYEMMAVWETDAALAAQSGLFADFASAWQAADKIVYSTTLTEVPTARTSVERRFDPAAVRRLKDTAGSDIIVGGAHLAAQAIQAGLVDECQLLVWPLAVGGGKPGLPTGTRTDFTLLDERRFGNGVVFLRYGVAGH; encoded by the coding sequence ATGGCCAAGCTGACCTACATCACCAACGTGTCGATCGACGGGTACATCGAGGACGAGAAAGGGACCTTCGCCTGGTTCCCGCCCGACGACGAGGTGTTCGCGTTCACCACCGGCCTCATCCGGTCCGCGGGGACCTTCCTCTACGGGCGGCGGCTGTACGAGATGATGGCGGTCTGGGAGACCGACGCTGCTCTCGCCGCGCAGTCCGGCCTCTTCGCCGACTTCGCGAGCGCCTGGCAGGCGGCGGACAAGATCGTCTACTCCACGACTCTCACCGAGGTGCCCACGGCGCGCACCAGCGTGGAACGCCGTTTCGACCCGGCCGCCGTGCGCCGGCTCAAGGACACGGCCGGCAGCGACATCATCGTCGGCGGTGCGCACCTGGCGGCGCAGGCCATCCAGGCCGGACTGGTCGACGAGTGTCAGCTGCTCGTCTGGCCCCTGGCCGTCGGCGGCGGCAAGCCGGGCCTGCCGACCGGCACCCGCACCGACTTCACGCTTCTCGACGAGCGCCGATTCGGCAACGGCGTCGTCTTCCTCCGCTACGGCGTGGCCGGCCACTGA
- a CDS encoding tautomerase family protein, producing the protein MPYVNVKITREGVTRDQKRRIISAMTQVLADVLGKDPRTTFVVIDEVDLEDWGIGGLPVPEFRKSAT; encoded by the coding sequence ATGCCGTACGTCAACGTGAAGATCACCCGTGAGGGTGTGACGCGGGACCAGAAGCGCCGCATCATCAGTGCGATGACCCAGGTGCTCGCCGACGTGCTCGGCAAGGATCCGCGGACCACCTTCGTCGTCATCGACGAGGTGGATCTCGAGGACTGGGGCATCGGAGGGCTGCCGGTTCCCGAGTTCCGCAAGAGTGCCACCTGA
- a CDS encoding nuclear transport factor 2 family protein has protein sequence MTAAAIGFQDIESVLTTYFEGLYRSDADRLAAVFHPAALYITQTPDGTLHRDLPTYLDVVAHRTSPAARGEPRNDRVVSITQVAPSLIVAVVECSLGDVDYLDVLTLLDAGGRWQIVTKAFHATARRRAEEG, from the coding sequence ATGACCGCCGCCGCCATCGGGTTCCAGGACATCGAGAGTGTGCTGACGACCTACTTCGAAGGGTTGTACCGCAGCGACGCCGACCGTCTCGCGGCTGTCTTCCACCCCGCCGCGCTGTACATCACCCAGACGCCGGACGGCACGCTGCACCGCGACCTGCCGACCTACCTCGACGTGGTCGCGCACCGGACGTCTCCGGCAGCACGCGGGGAACCACGCAACGACCGGGTCGTCTCGATCACGCAGGTCGCGCCGAGCCTCATCGTTGCCGTTGTCGAGTGCTCGCTGGGCGACGTCGACTACCTCGATGTGCTGACCCTGCTCGATGCCGGCGGGCGCTGGCAGATCGTGACGAAGGCGTTCCACGCGACTGCGCGACGCCGTGCCGAGGAGGGCTGA
- a CDS encoding SDR family NAD(P)-dependent oxidoreductase, with the protein MSSSSTVIITGGGSGLGLAAARRFLGDGYQVVLGGRSAARLKQAEEDLSAGDRVATVAGDIGAVDTGERLVGTAVDRFGGVDVLVNSAGTFAAKPFLDVTGEELDGFLGGNLRGTYLTTQAVVAHMVARGRGGSVVNIGTVLNDHAVTGFPASAALVSKGGVRALTVALAAELAPHAIRVNEVAPGVVRTPLHAGVDVDAFAGLAVLNRVGEADEIAEAVHYLATAQFVTGHVLAVDGGFVAVRS; encoded by the coding sequence ATGAGCAGTTCCTCGACAGTGATCATCACGGGTGGCGGTAGCGGGCTGGGCCTCGCCGCAGCGCGCCGCTTCCTCGGCGACGGCTATCAGGTCGTCCTGGGCGGACGTAGTGCTGCGCGGCTCAAGCAGGCCGAGGAGGACCTGTCAGCGGGTGACCGGGTGGCCACGGTCGCCGGTGACATCGGTGCCGTGGACACCGGTGAGCGCCTCGTCGGCACTGCCGTCGACCGGTTCGGCGGGGTCGACGTACTGGTCAACAGCGCCGGCACGTTCGCCGCGAAACCGTTCCTCGACGTGACCGGCGAGGAGCTCGACGGTTTCCTCGGCGGAAACCTCCGGGGCACCTATCTCACCACTCAGGCGGTCGTTGCCCACATGGTCGCGCGAGGCCGGGGTGGCAGCGTGGTGAACATCGGCACGGTGCTCAACGACCACGCCGTCACCGGCTTCCCCGCGTCCGCGGCACTGGTGTCCAAGGGCGGGGTCCGTGCGCTCACCGTGGCACTCGCCGCCGAACTCGCGCCGCACGCGATCCGGGTCAATGAGGTGGCTCCCGGGGTGGTGCGGACCCCGCTGCACGCCGGCGTCGACGTCGACGCGTTCGCGGGGCTCGCCGTGCTGAACCGCGTCGGCGAGGCCGACGAGATCGCCGAGGCGGTGCATTACCTCGCGACGGCGCAGTTCGTCACCGGTCACGTCCTCGCGGTTGACGGCGGCTTCGTCGCGGTCCGGTCATGA
- a CDS encoding LysR family transcriptional regulator, with translation MNVDVRDLELLAALAGGGTLLQAAEKLYVSQPALSQRLAKIEARVEAHLFERRGRRLVATEAGRRLTTTAVRVLRELSAAEDDVRRIAHFGRSRVRVATQCSTTFSWLTPVIRNHRADHPDSQVRVESVLDDDVVGALLDQRLDVAVLTKLDRRAEELHLTRLFDDEMVAVVAPHHAWTRRDHVVARDFTHVDLIMYDSYDPGRALATPLPLPPGAHPRSLTTVPMVTDLVVELVTAQEGVSVLPSWVIAPYAERGDVAVVHIGARPTTRTWYAAVRAGDERASVHGFVDALRQHFTGQGPRAVLPPDRAVAI, from the coding sequence ATGAACGTGGATGTGCGCGACCTGGAGCTCCTGGCAGCGCTGGCAGGCGGCGGGACGCTGCTGCAGGCAGCCGAGAAGCTCTATGTGAGCCAGCCGGCGCTCAGCCAGCGACTCGCCAAGATCGAGGCACGCGTCGAGGCGCATCTCTTCGAACGCCGCGGGCGCCGCCTGGTGGCCACCGAGGCGGGCAGACGCCTCACGACCACCGCCGTTCGCGTGCTGCGCGAGCTCAGCGCGGCCGAAGACGACGTGCGCCGCATCGCGCACTTCGGGCGCAGCCGGGTGCGGGTCGCCACCCAGTGCAGCACGACGTTCAGCTGGCTCACCCCGGTGATCCGCAACCACCGTGCCGACCATCCCGACAGCCAGGTCCGGGTCGAGTCCGTGCTGGATGACGACGTGGTCGGCGCGCTGCTCGACCAGCGCCTCGACGTCGCGGTCCTGACCAAGCTCGACCGGCGGGCCGAAGAACTCCACCTGACCCGGCTCTTCGACGACGAGATGGTCGCCGTGGTGGCGCCGCATCATGCGTGGACGCGGCGCGACCACGTGGTGGCCCGCGACTTCACCCACGTCGATCTGATCATGTACGACTCCTACGACCCGGGCCGGGCACTGGCCACGCCGCTGCCGCTGCCACCCGGCGCCCATCCCCGCAGCCTGACAACGGTCCCGATGGTCACGGACCTCGTCGTCGAGCTGGTCACCGCGCAGGAAGGCGTCTCCGTGCTCCCCTCCTGGGTGATCGCGCCCTACGCCGAGCGCGGCGACGTCGCGGTGGTTCACATCGGTGCGCGGCCCACCACCCGCACCTGGTACGCCGCGGTCCGCGCCGGCGACGAGCGCGCCTCGGTACACGGCTTCGTCGACGCGCTGCGGCAGCACTTCACCGGCCAGGGCCCCCGCGCTGTCCTGCCGCCGGATCGAGCGGTCGCGATCTGA